The following proteins are co-located in the Pseudomonas sp. ATCC 13867 genome:
- the pilQ gene encoding type IV pilus secretin PilQ, with amino-acid sequence MNRTLSRLSISLLAAVFAPALLAANLQSVDVAALPGDRVELKLGFDGPVAAPRGYTIEQPARIALDLPGVQNKLGSKNRELGVGNARSLTVVEAKDRTRLIVNLSTLVPYTTRSDGSNLYVVVGGSGASSTVASAAPVSSAIAKPAQPKPYIPAGKAIRNIDFQRGEQGEGNVVIDLSDPTLSPDIQEQGGKIRLDFPRTQLPDNLRVRLDVKDFATPVQFVNASTSGDKASISIEPTGLYDYLVYQTDNRMTVSIKPMTMDDAEKRKKDTFAYTGEKLSLNFQDIDVRSVLQLIADFTDLNLVASDTVQGNITLRLQNVPWDQALDLVLKTKGLDKRKVGNVLLVAPAEEIAARERQELEAQKQISELAPLRRELIQVNYAKASDIAKLFQSVTGVGGAPGAPAAGADTRGSITVDDRTNAIIAYQTQDRLDELRRIVAQLDIPVRQVMIEARIVEAAVDYSKALGVRWGGAFRGGNWDFYGKDGARGISDDGVVGFPTTDTIGNFKLDEGSTPVPFVDMGVAESTSGIGIGFLSDHAMLDLQLSAMEKSGNGEVVSQPKVVTSDKETAKILKGSEIPYQEASSSGATSVSFKEAALALEVTPQITPDNRILMEVKVNKDEPDYANRLNGVPPIKKNEVNAKVLVNDGETIVIGGVFSNTQTKAVDKVPFLGDVPFIGRLFRRDSITDSKNELLVFITPRIMNNQAFAVGR; translated from the coding sequence ATGAACAGAACACTTTCCCGCCTGAGCATCTCCTTGCTCGCGGCTGTCTTTGCGCCGGCTTTGCTGGCCGCCAACCTGCAGAGCGTCGATGTGGCGGCGCTGCCGGGTGATCGGGTCGAGCTGAAGCTGGGCTTTGACGGGCCGGTGGCCGCTCCGCGCGGCTACACCATCGAGCAGCCGGCGCGCATCGCGCTGGACCTGCCGGGCGTGCAGAACAAGCTGGGCAGCAAGAACCGGGAGCTGGGTGTGGGCAATGCCCGCAGCCTGACGGTGGTCGAGGCCAAGGATCGCACCCGCCTGATCGTCAACCTGAGCACGCTGGTGCCTTACACCACCCGGTCGGATGGTTCGAACCTGTACGTCGTGGTGGGCGGAAGCGGTGCTTCCAGCACGGTCGCCTCGGCGGCGCCGGTATCTTCGGCGATCGCCAAGCCGGCCCAGCCCAAGCCGTATATTCCCGCAGGCAAGGCGATTCGCAATATCGACTTCCAGCGCGGCGAGCAGGGTGAAGGCAATGTCGTGATCGACCTGTCCGATCCGACGCTCAGCCCGGACATCCAGGAGCAGGGTGGCAAGATTCGCCTGGACTTCCCGCGCACCCAGTTGCCGGACAATCTGCGGGTACGCCTGGATGTGAAGGACTTCGCCACGCCGGTGCAGTTCGTCAATGCTTCGACTTCGGGTGACAAGGCCAGTATTTCCATCGAGCCGACCGGCCTGTACGACTACCTGGTCTATCAGACCGACAATCGGATGACCGTCAGCATCAAGCCGATGACGATGGACGATGCCGAGAAGCGCAAGAAGGATACCTTCGCTTATACCGGCGAGAAGCTGTCGCTGAACTTCCAGGACATCGACGTGCGCTCGGTGCTGCAACTGATCGCTGACTTCACCGACCTGAACCTGGTCGCTTCCGATACGGTTCAGGGCAACATCACCCTGCGCTTGCAGAACGTGCCCTGGGATCAGGCGCTGGACCTGGTGCTCAAGACCAAGGGCCTGGACAAGCGCAAGGTGGGCAACGTCCTGCTGGTTGCCCCGGCGGAGGAGATCGCGGCGCGCGAGCGCCAGGAGCTCGAAGCCCAGAAGCAGATTTCCGAGCTGGCTCCCCTGCGGCGCGAGCTGATCCAGGTGAACTACGCCAAGGCGTCCGACATCGCCAAGCTGTTCCAGTCGGTAACGGGTGTGGGCGGCGCTCCGGGCGCTCCGGCGGCGGGTGCGGATACTCGTGGCTCGATCACCGTCGACGATCGGACCAACGCGATCATCGCCTACCAGACCCAGGATCGCCTGGATGAGCTGCGTCGTATCGTTGCCCAGCTGGATATCCCGGTGCGCCAGGTGATGATCGAGGCGCGTATCGTTGAAGCCGCCGTGGACTACAGCAAGGCCTTGGGCGTTCGCTGGGGTGGCGCGTTCAGAGGGGGGAACTGGGATTTCTACGGCAAGGACGGTGCGCGTGGAATCTCCGATGATGGGGTAGTTGGTTTCCCGACGACTGATACGATTGGAAACTTCAAGCTGGACGAAGGCAGCACTCCTGTTCCATTCGTCGATATGGGGGTTGCCGAGAGCACCTCGGGTATCGGTATCGGCTTCCTGAGCGATCACGCCATGCTTGACCTGCAGCTTTCCGCTATGGAGAAGAGCGGCAACGGTGAAGTGGTTTCCCAGCCGAAGGTCGTCACCTCCGACAAGGAAACCGCGAAGATCCTCAAGGGCTCGGAGATTCCCTACCAGGAAGCCAGTTCCAGCGGCGCGACCTCGGTGTCCTTCAAGGAAGCTGCACTGGCGCTGGAGGTGACGCCGCAGATCACTCCGGACAATCGCATCCTCATGGAAGTGAAGGTCAACAAGGACGAGCCGGACTACGCCAACCGGCTGAACGGTGTGCCGCCGATCAAGAAGAACGAAGTCAATGCCAAGGTGCTGGTCAACGATGGCGAAACCATCGTGATCGGTGGTGTGTTCTCCAACACCCAGACCAAGGCTGTGGACAAGGTTCCGTTCCTGGGTGACGTGCCCTTCATTGGCCGGCTGTTCCGCCGCGACTCGATAACCGACAGCAAGAACGAGCTCTTGGTTTTCATTACTCCGCGGATTATGAATAATCAGGCCTTTGCAGTCGGCCGTTGA
- the pilP gene encoding type 4a pilus biogenesis lipoprotein PilP produces MRGRLIICGFLLLSLNGCGAGGDFSDLQAYMDEVRARPKGAIEPLPKFQPYEAFTYSASALRSPFQPPVKIDLAVKQKGNKVVKPDETRVKQFLEGFNIETFEMVGTLSRESQMFALVKGAGGVHRVRIGDYLGRNDGKIVAISEGKIDVIEIVPDGEGGWLERPRSLTLKERS; encoded by the coding sequence ATGAGGGGGCGCCTGATCATTTGCGGTTTTCTGCTCCTGAGTCTGAACGGGTGCGGCGCGGGAGGCGATTTCAGCGATCTGCAAGCCTATATGGATGAGGTGCGTGCGCGTCCCAAGGGGGCTATCGAGCCGCTGCCCAAGTTCCAGCCGTATGAAGCGTTCACTTATAGCGCCTCGGCGCTGCGTAGCCCGTTCCAGCCACCGGTCAAGATCGATCTGGCGGTGAAACAGAAGGGCAACAAGGTGGTCAAGCCGGACGAAACCCGGGTCAAGCAGTTCCTCGAGGGCTTCAATATAGAAACCTTCGAAATGGTGGGGACCTTGTCCAGGGAGAGCCAGATGTTCGCGCTCGTGAAAGGTGCAGGAGGGGTGCACCGGGTACGAATCGGCGACTACCTGGGACGCAACGACGGCAAGATCGTTGCGATCAGCGAAGGCAAGATCGACGTGATTGAAATCGTTCCTGATGGTGAGGGCGGCTGGCTCGAACGTCCGCGCAGTCTGACTCTCAAGGAACGTTCATAA
- the pilO gene encoding type 4a pilus biogenesis protein PilO, with amino-acid sequence MSLASSLESLRKIDINDLDLNNLGSWPAAVKVIACILLMAVVLALGYNFHLKDMQDQLDRQRAEEETLKQQFSAKAFQAANLDAYKVQMKEMEESFGALLRQLPSDTEVPGLLEDITRTGLGSGLEFEEIKLLPEVTQQFYIELPIQISVVGGYHDLATFVSGVSSLPRIVTLHDFEIKPASADSTSRLRMSILAKTYRYNDKGVKVDAPKKTGAKK; translated from the coding sequence ATGAGTCTGGCCAGTTCCCTCGAGAGCTTGCGCAAGATCGACATCAACGATCTTGACCTGAACAACCTCGGCTCCTGGCCGGCGGCCGTCAAGGTCATCGCCTGCATCCTGCTGATGGCCGTGGTGCTCGCGCTTGGCTACAACTTCCATCTGAAGGACATGCAGGACCAGTTGGACCGGCAGCGTGCGGAGGAGGAAACGCTCAAGCAGCAGTTCTCTGCCAAGGCCTTCCAGGCGGCGAACCTGGATGCCTACAAGGTTCAGATGAAGGAAATGGAGGAGTCCTTCGGCGCCTTGCTGCGGCAACTGCCCAGCGATACCGAGGTGCCGGGGCTGCTCGAGGACATCACCCGCACCGGTCTGGGAAGCGGGCTCGAGTTCGAAGAGATCAAGCTGCTGCCGGAAGTGACCCAGCAGTTCTATATCGAGCTGCCCATCCAGATCAGCGTCGTCGGCGGCTATCACGACCTGGCGACCTTCGTCAGCGGCGTGTCCAGTCTTCCGCGGATCGTTACCTTGCACGATTTCGAGATCAAACCTGCCAGCGCCGACAGCACGTCCAGGCTGAGGATGAGCATCCTGGCCAAGACCTATCGTTACAACGACAAGGGCGTGAAGGTCGATGCCCCGAAAAAAACGGGAGCCAAGAAATGA
- the pilN gene encoding type 4a pilus biogenesis protein PilN, with protein sequence MTRINLLPWREQLREERRQRFLVTLGGVLLLSAGLVFLGDQYLSSTIENQNARNDFLRKEIAVLDARIKEISELKARRQQLLERMKIIQDLQGNRPIIGRVFDQLVRTLPDGVFFTDLKMTGKSISIAGAAESNNRVSNLMRNLDASEWLMAPNLTEVKAVTQGGLDQANLFQLTVQQTQPGADEAEQKNVAQGAKK encoded by the coding sequence ATGACTCGCATCAACCTACTGCCGTGGCGGGAGCAACTGCGCGAAGAGCGCAGGCAACGGTTCCTGGTGACCCTGGGCGGCGTGCTGTTGCTGTCTGCCGGCCTGGTGTTCCTGGGCGACCAGTACCTGAGTTCGACTATCGAGAACCAGAACGCCCGCAACGATTTCCTGCGCAAGGAAATCGCTGTGCTCGATGCGCGAATCAAGGAAATCAGCGAACTGAAGGCTCGCCGCCAGCAGTTGCTGGAGCGCATGAAGATCATTCAGGACCTTCAGGGCAACCGTCCGATCATTGGTCGTGTGTTCGACCAGTTGGTGCGCACGTTGCCCGATGGCGTCTTTTTCACCGACCTGAAGATGACCGGGAAGTCCATCTCCATCGCGGGGGCGGCCGAGTCGAATAACCGGGTCTCCAACCTGATGCGCAACCTGGATGCCTCCGAGTGGCTGATGGCGCCGAACCTGACGGAAGTGAAGGCGGTGACCCAGGGAGGGCTGGATCAGGCGAACCTCTTCCAGCTGACGGTTCAGCAGACTCAACCCGGGGCGGATGAGGCGGAGCAGAAGAACGTTGCGCAAGGAGCCAAGAAATGA
- a CDS encoding pilus assembly protein PilM, translating into MLGLFNKKANTLLGIDISSTSVKLLELSRSGGRYKVEAYAVEPLPPNAVVEKNIAELEGVGQALSRVIAKARTGVKTAAVAVAGSAVITKTIEMDGGLSEDELENQLKIEADQYIPYPLEEVAIDFEVQGVSARNAERVDVLLAACRKENVEVREAALALAGVTAKVVDVEAYALERAFSLLGDQLGGNADELTVAVVDIGATMTTLSVLHHGRTIYTREQLFGGRQLTEEIQRRYGLSVEEAGLAKKQGGLPDDYDSEVLQPFKDAVVQQVSRSLQFFFAAGQFNDVDYILLAGGTASIPDLDRLIQQKIGTPTLVANPFTDMVLSGKVNAGALASDAPALMIACGLAMRSFD; encoded by the coding sequence GTGCTAGGGCTCTTCAATAAGAAAGCGAACACGCTGCTGGGGATAGACATCAGTTCGACTTCGGTCAAACTCCTCGAATTGAGCCGCTCTGGAGGCCGCTACAAGGTAGAGGCCTATGCCGTCGAGCCGCTCCCGCCCAATGCAGTGGTAGAAAAGAACATCGCTGAGCTGGAGGGTGTCGGCCAGGCGTTGTCACGCGTGATCGCCAAGGCGCGAACCGGCGTGAAGACGGCTGCTGTCGCTGTTGCCGGCTCTGCGGTCATTACCAAGACCATCGAGATGGATGGCGGTCTCTCGGAAGACGAGCTGGAGAACCAGCTCAAGATCGAGGCCGACCAGTACATCCCCTATCCGCTCGAAGAAGTCGCGATCGACTTCGAAGTGCAGGGAGTTTCCGCACGAAACGCCGAGCGCGTCGATGTACTCCTGGCCGCCTGCCGAAAGGAAAACGTTGAAGTGCGCGAGGCGGCCCTGGCGCTGGCCGGCGTGACGGCCAAGGTCGTCGATGTCGAAGCCTACGCGCTGGAAAGAGCGTTCAGTCTGCTCGGAGATCAGTTGGGCGGCAATGCCGACGAGCTCACAGTTGCGGTCGTCGACATCGGCGCCACCATGACCACGCTGAGCGTGCTGCACCACGGACGCACTATCTATACCCGCGAGCAATTGTTCGGCGGACGCCAGCTCACCGAGGAGATTCAGCGCCGCTACGGTTTGTCCGTGGAGGAAGCTGGTCTTGCCAAGAAGCAGGGTGGTCTTCCGGATGACTACGACAGCGAAGTTTTGCAACCGTTCAAAGATGCCGTCGTTCAGCAGGTATCTCGTTCGCTGCAGTTCTTCTTCGCGGCCGGGCAGTTCAACGACGTGGATTACATCCTGCTGGCGGGCGGAACGGCTTCGATCCCGGACCTGGACCGGCTGATCCAGCAGAAGATCGGTACTCCGACACTCGTGGCCAACCCGTTCACCGACATGGTGCTGAGCGGAAAGGTCAATGCGGGGGCGCTGGCCAGTGACGCGCCGGCGCTGATGATTGCCTGCGGTCTGGCGATGAGGAGTTTCGACTGA